From Pirellulales bacterium:
CTGGGGTCGGAAAGCGCGAACTTGCCGGCGTTTATTGTCATGTATGACACGCTGGGGCGCGGCCTGCCCAAGGGGCACGCCCAAAACTGGGGGGCGGGCTTTTTGCCGAGCGTGTATCAGGGAACGGCCTTGAATCCACGGGGAGCGCCCATCGCCAATTTGCTGCGCGACGCCCAACAATCAGACACCGCGCAGCGGGCGCAACTGGATTTGCTGCGGGACCTCAACCAACAGTATCAAGCGGAACACCCGGCCGAAAGCGAACTGGCCGCGCGGATCGAAAGCTTTGAACTGGCCTACCGAATGCAAACCACCGCGCCCGAGGTCTTTGACATCGAGCGCGAATCCTCCGCGACGCGCGAGCTGTATGGCGTGGACAAAAAGGAATGCCAGCATTTTGCCCGACAGTGCCTCTTGGCCCGGCGGCTGGTGGAAAATGGCGTGCGCTTTGTCCAAATTTATAGCGGCGGCATGGAGAACGAGCGTAGCTGGGACGGCCATGTGGACATCGCCGGCAACCACCGCCAATTCGCGGGCGAGACCGACCAGCCGATCGCCGCGCTCTTGACCGACCTCAAGCAGCGGGGACTGCTCGACAGCACGCTGGTCATTTGCGCGGGCGAATTTGGCCGGCTCCCCGTCGCCCAAAAGAACGCCAAACCAGGCCGCGACCACAACCCGCACGCGTTTACGGCCTGGTTTGCCGGCGGGGGCACAAAACCGGGCACCCACTACGGCGAGACCGACGATGTTGGGTTTAAGGCCGCCATCAACCGCGTCAGCATCAACGACCTGCACGCCACGATTTTGCACCTGCTGGGCCTGGATCACACCCGACTGACTTACCGCTTTAATGGGCGTGACTTTCGGCTGACGGACGTCGCGGGGCGAGTGGTGAAGGAGATTTTGGCGTAGCAGGGAATGCGATAGGACGCTGATTAACGCGGAGGTGGACGGATTAGCGCGGATACTACATTAGAACGCAGATGAATACTTTGGAACACAGATAACGCGGATTTGACAGATATTCACTGATCGGATTTCTTTATGATCCGCAAATATCCGTGCAGGGGGGGTTAGATTTGATACAAGTGGAGCAAGGTTAATATTCCTAAGTCGGAGTTTTTATGAATGTCACTGTTCACCCCCTGTTTGACCAAGCACAACAATTGGCAGTTCATGAGCGGGCTAAGTTAGCGGGCATGTTATTGCATTGCTAGGGTAAAGAAAGCGCGGAATTCACATCCGCGGAGCTAAAGACAACGTAGGAAGAGGAATTGCTGCGGCGAGATCAAGAAATGGAAGCGGGGGGAGTGGAAGGAAACAACCCGTTTGCTGCAATTGTGCGGATACGACACAACAGCCCCGCGCAAGCATATACAGCATAATGACTTATGAAACACAACGGCATCCTATATCATGAAAAAAGTTTGCGTACTTACGGATAAGACTGCGGAAAATCGGTGAAAATGCTAAATTCGTAAGAACTACTCGATAGTGAATTCGGTGATGTAAGCGTTTCAAGATCGGAATTCTGGCGAATCCTGCTACATATTCATCCCCACACGCAGAATTCTAGCGAATTCCGCTACAAATTTCCCTTTCTGGAACTTTTTCACAGCCCCTGGCGTCCCTAGTTCATGGAATCCCTGTGAACGAAGACCTGCAACTGATTAACGAAACGCTGGCCGGCCACTCGGCTTCGTTTGGACAGCTTGTCACCAAATACCAGGACCGGTTGTATAACACCCTGGTGCATGTGGTTGGCTGTGCCGAAGAAGCCCAGGACGTGGTCCAGGATTG
This genomic window contains:
- a CDS encoding DUF1501 domain-containing protein, translated to MKSRRTFLQSAGGGFGLLALSDLLGQKGLIAPNQLRGEERSVINDKPPTAQNPLAAKPGHFPVKAKSVIWLFMNGGQSQVDTWDYKPELAKRDGQPLPGFDNKTGFFPDQVGGLMPSPFKFTQQGQSGTWTSEIFPHLARHVDDLAFIHSCFTQTNNHSPALFQVNTGMSRMGFPCLGSWVTYGLGSESANLPAFIVMYDTLGRGLPKGHAQNWGAGFLPSVYQGTALNPRGAPIANLLRDAQQSDTAQRAQLDLLRDLNQQYQAEHPAESELAARIESFELAYRMQTTAPEVFDIERESSATRELYGVDKKECQHFARQCLLARRLVENGVRFVQIYSGGMENERSWDGHVDIAGNHRQFAGETDQPIAALLTDLKQRGLLDSTLVICAGEFGRLPVAQKNAKPGRDHNPHAFTAWFAGGGTKPGTHYGETDDVGFKAAINRVSINDLHATILHLLGLDHTRLTYRFNGRDFRLTDVAGRVVKEILA